Proteins co-encoded in one Grus americana isolate bGruAme1 chromosome 12, bGruAme1.mat, whole genome shotgun sequence genomic window:
- the LOC129211908 gene encoding uncharacterized protein LOC129211908: MRPFSLHPALGKPAEMRFPVWVSPASHGLLSRHLCFAHPGTGPRVPSDRGSSDTNLIWTCGNSCFAGLLSCCRSWQQDGEFSRKDPRFAVAAASYLQLRTRLGSSCGPGSSCGPGSSRGPGSSRCPPSAFSFPGAGLRRTRVLLERERVLYFPGADRPTLALGTPASFGTDVATRVKIRLQGQKNNPRLNPGNNSTDVVASRPSLVR, encoded by the exons ATGCGTCCCTTCAGCCTTCATCCTGCTCTGGGAAAACCTGCGGAGATGCG GTTTCCGGTGTGGGTTTCCCCTGCAAGCCACGGGCTCCTCTCCCGGCACCTCTGCTTCGCCCACCCCGGGACGGGTCCCCGCGTCCCTTCGGACCGAGGCAGCAGCGACACGAATCTCATCTGGACTTGCGGCAATTCGTGCTTTGCTGG gttactgagctgctgcaggagctggcagcaagACGGTGAGTTTTCACGTAAAGACCCTCGATTTGCTGTAGCTGCTGCATCCTATCTCCAGCTACGGACAAGGCTCGGCTCATCCTGCGGCCCCGGCTCATCCTGCGGCCCTGGCTCATCCCGCGGCCCCGGCTCATCCCgctgccctccctctgccttcagTTTCCCAG GCGCCGGTCTGCGCAGAACTCGCGTTCTCCTGGAGCGGGAACGAGTCCTGTATTTCCCTGGCGCAGACCGTCCCACGCTGGCGCTGGGCACTCCTGCCTCTTTCGGCACAGATGTGGCCACGCGTGTTAAGATCAGACTGCAGGGACAGAAAAATAACCCACGACTGAACCCTGGGAATAACAGCACGGACGTGGTCGCATCCCGTCCCTCGCTGGTGCGGTGA